AGATGTCTCCAAAAGAATTAGAGTTCCATTACTTCAAGGTACATGACACAGAAGGCAACAACAAACTGGACGGCTGCGAGCTGGTTCAATCCCTCCTACATTTCCATATGGAAGAAAGCTCCGCACTTGGCAAGCCTGGTCAAACGACGAAAATTTTCTCTGATGCTGAATTGGAATTTATGATTGACCCCATCATGGCAATGGAAGATAAAAACTTAGATGGTTACATCGACTATACGGAATTTGTTGTTGGACAAAAACGTAGGAATGAGTATAGATGATTAAGATCTAGTCGTAGAAGCTTGTgagtcattttgaaaaaaaagcttgcTGTGATTGTGTATTTGGCGTCGCTTGAAAAAATAGGTAAGCGAAAGACTTCGTCTATTTCAAGACTTAAGAACTGTTTTAATATTAGCACCCGTGATTGTGTATTTTACGTCGCTTGAAAGAATGGATAAGCGAAAGACTACGTCTATTTAAAGACTTAGAAACTGTGTTA
This window of the Uloborus diversus isolate 005 chromosome 4, Udiv.v.3.1, whole genome shotgun sequence genome carries:
- the LOC129220710 gene encoding multiple coagulation factor deficiency protein 2 homolog — protein: MSSLGILLLFCSVFVTVLSSNDLLCKEARDKDHLRDHLGEIVDLDKMSPKELEFHYFKVHDTEGNNKLDGCELVQSLLHFHMEESSALGKPGQTTKIFSDAELEFMIDPIMAMEDKNLDGYIDYTEFVVGQKRRNEYR